cgccgtcccgatgctgcagcccgggcagaacaggctcgtgcagccgagcgcaagcaacaACTGCGTACCGTGGATCcggcacgtttcagcttcgctggttaaccatctatacggagtgcttgggtggtgattttttctttagttcttgcatttctttcttGCTAACTCAaaaggagcctgttcgagggcgctgctttatgattggggtgggagcgcagtcacgtggtattctccatatttcgcagGGTTCCTTTATCAGTCGGTGAAAATTActacgcaattagtacgttgcTAATTATACCGCAGTTAGAtctcccttggctgtgcctacaaatgttTCAtggacactttgataattatgatagtacgtctcgagttagataattaattacaattacctaattaaatctcagtaacgaaataattactggcaGCTGCTCCACTGAACTGGAAAACtgatgcactaggttttcttcgagtaacgcattcctcttttttttaatcttggtacATGATAGTTAACTGGGACGCTCAGTATATATTTaggacctctgcatgcaagtgacgatgtttccatccctagtAAATGATGgaaattattagaagtgttttttAATGAGTCGTTCGCTCTGCTTACTATaaagagaagcgatactgagacacataccattcacgtgcatttcacacgccgttaaTAATAGACTCTCCCGAAGGGGTCCCTAAAGTCTACAGGTtgtttttttcagggtcaaaagagcacaaaaagcattttgaagcgaggtgaacatacagcagcatattcattctctaggcataagtTATCCATACCTTCAgaaattgttaattggctaccttcTTCTCTTCAaatatataataaactttgttctgtgtatatatttaaatatattgtgtacgtGCATGGCGTTTACAGtgaaaatttaaaacaatgttgaagtgagaaaatacggatgaggcgcCGCCGCTGGTACTTCTAGTGCGCTCGTTCTCCTATTTtgaggatttgcagaaataaagcaaagtatgaattaaGATCCGTGCACATCCACGCCAACAATGACGATGTAAGCTATTAGCCATAATAACATTTTAATTGAAAAGGTCGAAGCAAGTAAAAAGAAACCTCAAAgcatgtgggtgacaaaactctggcaattACACGTTAAGTAGAAAGGGGGGCTCAGTTCCCCTCCCCGaaaaactccggagggggctcgggccccggagcctaccctccccccccccccccccccatagtcggcgcctatggcTGCAGTAGTAGCTGTATGCGATAAAAACGCGGCCAACTTAGTCGTTCGTGTTCATAAGAAAATAGCTCAGCTCTCGATGGTATACTCAGTGATGGGCAGAAGGAGAACTAGACACTGGGCTATACAGGATTTTTCGCGTCACCTGTGCcaagaattttcaaaaaagtGATTAAccacagctgaatgaaaccaacgacctATGCTTTTCCGTCATGTGACGCTCCTTAGAGACCCTCAGTGCCCAGTGACATTGCATAATTACTATAGTCAGTCTATACGAATTGCAGTTGACAAAATAAACACGGAAATAGAACAGTTTATACTTACTCGGACTAATACCACTAATTTAAAAATGACCTTAACTGACAGTACGGCTAGTGTCAGCCGCCCCACCTCCTCCTTTTATCGGTGTTATTTTCGTGCAGTCCTTTTTTGAGACGATATCGTACACCGGCTATCGCCAACAACATGTGAACAGACGCAGCGGAAAAGGTTGTGAGTGGAAGGAGGTAGAGGAAGGGTGTAAAGGCTAACAGAAAAGAAATTTCATCTTGGACAAATTTGTTATAATTGAGTACAATATAGTGctaaagcaatcttggcaaagccgcagggctggtaattgcatAGTTTTCTTGTTATCAGCTTTTAAACAGCATgcacctaagcagacgacgcgtgcacctGGTGGTTGTCGCTCTTAAGTCTCAGCAGGCCGCCTTACCTCGGAGGTCATGCCGAGGAGCCCCGCACTCTATCTAGGCCATGCATCACTTCCGGCGAACGGCAATGTCGCCGTTTCTTTCAGTTTTGGTATCAAAAACGGCAATTTGCGTGATGCTTCCGCTCGCATTTCAAATGTCAAATTTTGCACGGAGGTTCCTGTGTATCTACGCTGTCTTAAACTAGGCTTTTCACGCGCttcgaaatttcgttgcagttgccTTTTAAGAGATGCGGGGCTAAGTAGGCGACGAAAAGCAGCGACGTTCATTCCACGCATGCCTCGCATGCGGCAAGCACATCTATTCTACTCACGCAGCGCGAAAGTGTTGATAGCGCAGCTGACGACCGgacgtccgattctcgcgcaggTCAACAGGATGGCACGCGGGGGCGGCAGTCACCCACCTTCCAACGCCGTCGGGCGTCAACAAGCCGCCGGAGTCGAGGCGGAGCAACCGTCAGGTCCTCAGACGCCGCAGGCTGCGCTAATCCTTGACAAAGATAACCGCATCCATGACTCCCGGCCAGCTTCTACCGGGGTACCAGCAGGTGGAGCAGCAGGGAGTCTTATGCAACAGAAGCAGCAGCCCTGGGAGCCGGGAAAGCAGCCAGAAGCTGGCGGCCAAGCCAAGCCCGAGATCGCGGGCCGAGGAGATCACCCGTCAGCGGCGGTCGGGATTAATAATCTGCCCGTGCAAATCGGACGCCAGGAAATGGCCGTCGGAGAGGGAGGCCCGGAGGAAAGCTCGGTCAACGACGAAATTCGTGGAGGGCCCGCTTCGATAACCGGCGGCAAAGGAGGTGGCGGAGTGGTCGGTTCCGGCACAAACCAAGATGGTGGCCGCGGAAGGCAGACGTCCGACGTCGCCGGCGCTATGGCTTCGGCGTCGTCCCAGAACGATGCGAGCCTTGGACATTCAGAAAAGAAGCTACAATCTCTCGGGAGTCAAGAGTCGGCCCAAAGAGGTGAAGAGGAGAGGCCGACGCTGCAGAAGACACCAGTGATGAGGGAGAAGGTGCGAGAAAGGacttacgttggttacaaggagTCCGTGGAGAACGACGCATCCGGAGGAGCTCATCCGCGCGTCTATTCGAACCGGCAGGGGAAGGACAAGGTGGGCGTCCTTCACGAAGGAGCCACGCTTATCGACAGAAAGCCACTGCGCTACTCGAGTGATGCCAAGGCTTCCGTACAGGACAGGCGAGGCTACAAGGGCGGACGCGCGCTCTCCTCGGCAATAGGAAGCAGAACTGCCGAAGAGCTTCGGCGTCTACGCTCCGAAAAGCTAATGCTCAAGCTCAGGAAGCTTCGTAACATGGCCAGACAATCGAAAGACCCCAGCGCCAAGCGAGGCGCCGTTTTAGGCGACGTCCTTGGGAAAGATGGCCACGAAAGTGCAAGGCAAGTGGACGTTGCCTTGCAAAAGGAACTGGTTCAGATGACGGAGAGGAAGGGCCGAAGAAGCGGGGCGCCGGTGCGGGCTTCGGGCAGCGGGTTCGGCGCCAACCGCGAGCAAAACGGCTCGGCCGCGTCGTCGGCGGATAACAGCGACAAGCAGAGGATGATCGACGGAATACCGTCCAACAACAAGGAGGCCAACGAAGTGCTGTCCTTCGCCGAGTTCTTCAAGAAACACCTCTCCCCTAAACAGCGGCCCTCTAAAGTGCACGACGGTATCGACGCTCTCCAGGGACGAAGGCTGATGATCGACTACACGACCAACAAGAAGGGCAAGGATGCCGTCGACGAAGGCATTGACGCTGGCGGCTGGCCGGAAAAGCCGGAGAAACCTCCGCCTACTAAGTATACTCTGGATCCATACCATCCTTATATAGCCAGGCGCGGCGCCGGTTGGGACTTCTACGATCCTCTGAAACCAGCCACGGAGAGGAACAATGCCAAGGAGCTCGCCGAGCAAGAGTTTTACTCCCCTGACAGGCCATCTGCTGAGTTGCGGCGGCGGCTGGCAGGGCGGTTTCTGGCCGCGCCTCCCTCTACATCCGTCCCTTTCTTTGGGCTCAACGAATCTTCGCTCCAAGGATTCTCTGGAGACTCCAGACAGGACAATGGAAGCGCCATCTCCAGAAACGAAAGTGCGGCAGGAGTGCTCGCCAACGTTCGACCAGCGATTCGCCATGCCCTGTCCGGCCAGAAGACGAAGGCTGAATACATCGGTCGAGGCTACCCCGAGAACAAGTTGTCGCCGAATCTCAACCACCGCTACGACGGGACTGAGGGCCCCGTGCCCGCTGTTTTTCAATATCCAGTTGAGCAGGCTGTTGGCGGCACGACAAATGGATCGGAAAAATATTTGGCCGACGTGAACAGTGGTCTTGCTAAGGCGGAGTCTAATTCATCTATGGTAGCAAAGCGCCGCGCTCCCAACAGATCCGAGGCCGATTCTGTCGGAGGCGATGCCAAAGCGTTTCCTCTCGGAAGCTTAAGTCGAGATGAGAGGCCTCGCAGCAGGGCTTTGCCGTCAGACATAGGTGCCGCTGGCCACATTACCGCGCATTCTTCAGAAAAAGGGGCCGATCAGAGACATGATTACCGCAAGGGACCTGATTCAAGTGACACGCCACCAAACTTAGTGAATCGCACAGGCAATCGTGGTAAACTAAGCACAAAAAGCGAAGCCCCTACAAGCAGCAATGCCATGAAAGATGATAGAGGACGCCAGAAGCCGGGAAAGAGAGAGGAAACACAAAATGAAGCAAACACAGGGGCACACGATGAAGGATTGCCATCGTCAGGCAGCCGAGGTTCTGAGACTGACAAGAAATCGGAGAACACGGTAGTAAGCCTCAAGTTTGCTGGAAGCAGGGTTCCCGAACGAGATTCAGCACCTATCCAAAACGGGGGCTCTGAGCTTACTCAAGACAATGCAAAAGGAAGCGCTTCGGCAGTCATTCCTGCCGTCCCCAAATTGAACGCCAGTGAAGGAGTCTCGAAAAATAATAGCAAGGTGCGTCCAGGGCTGATTAACATCGAACCCATTCCGATCGAAGGCCCCGAGTTTATCGCAGTTGGAGACGCCAACGACACCACAACGGCGACGCCTGGGCCTGATGACGGCTCTACTGCCCTAGGTGAACATGGAAAGGAATACGAAGACATGGTGCCGGAAGATGAGCGCACCATATTTCAGTCGGCGCTGAATCACAGTCGCAACGCGACCCACAGAAACGAAGACACCATCGCTGTCAATTCGTCAGCGCGCCTGCCGACGCCAGGGCACAACGGGAAGCATAACTTCAAGCCCGAAGTGATGGAATTGACGCCACCAAAAATGGGCTCGGCGAGCCCTACAGAGCGCGAGCTCACGCGCTCTCACGGCACGCTGTCGAGTTCCGCGTCGCCTGAGCGTGGAGCTCTCTCCACCCACCTTACCACCAACGAGACAGACAACGACTTGGACGACGTTCACAATCACGACGAAAATTATCTCCGCATTGACGCCAGAGCTGTGAAGAAGGTGGACGCGTTCACGGAACCATCTAACGTCGACATAGTCATTCAGAATAAGGTAGCAGCGAGCGGTAAGTCGGGAACCACAGCCGTGGTCTTGAAGGAAGTTCCAAAAGTAGGAACACCAAAAATTTCCGCTGGTCACGTCCCTCCGGCTGGGCGTGACGCCTCGAGGCACCTTTCTCAGACCATCGCTTACTCAGAGAGAGGAGCAGCGGTGACCGAGGCGAGACCCTCTCCAGTGCCCACGAGTACTTCCACCCTACACAGAGAGAAGTCGGGATTTGTCAGCAGTTCGCCGAAGGCATTCCCGGAACTGAGCACCCCGAGTGACAAGGTTCGCCGAAGAATAGGAGACACGTTCACGTCGCCGGCAGATCGAGATAACAAAACCTTGAAACCTTCACACGCCGTCGAAAACGCTGCGAGAGACGAAGGTAAGAAAGAGACGAAAACGCAGTTCCTCCACACAGACGCGCCCGGAAAGTGGCAGCCTTCGGAAGCCTTCGGGCACAAAAACGTGTCTGCTGCAGGTCCTGGACATCGCTCGACCCTGGCAACACGCCAGACAAGGCACACCGTGTCTTTAGGAAAGATAAACGGCATTACGATTGAGGTGATCAAGGGAACGGGTCATCATCCAAGGAGGTTCGGCAGCCACCGACGCAGGAAAGACGTGCGGTCTTCCACAGGTTCTGGTCGTCACCCAACAATGACGACTTCCAAAAACGCAAGTCACGCGCCCTCAACAGCAGGCGTTTCCAAGCCCGTAGTCAACAAAAGAGCGCTCGCCGAGGAGTCGTCAACTCCAGTGCATCCTTCGGACAGCACAAAAATTGTGGTAAAAGAGAGCACCCAGAAAGCCGGTCCTACCAAGAAGTTGATCCCAGAAGCGAAGGACAAATCGGCGACTTCGGAAGAGTTCACCCAGCCTCCGATACATTTAGCCGATAAAAGGGGGCATTTTGAAAGGATGACGCCTTCATCCAGGGGTACTTTGTCCAAAGAAAGAACTAGTGAAGAGAAGTCTTCTGCTAACACCGGTGCATCGAGGTTGTCAGTTACGGGTAGCTCTCCTTCGCCTATCACCGGCCAACATATTAGAGCTTCAGATATCAAGCCAGATAACAGGGCACTTCGCGAGAACAAACTAACCACAATGCAGAATAGAAGTGCCTTGACGGGAAGCGTCACACAAAAGATGTCGAGTACGACACCACCAACTGTAACCAAAGGGGGCGCTACAACCCATCCCCGAAGAGAGAGGGATATTGCAAGAGTGCCGACAGAGGATAAGCGAGTGTTTGTTGGCGGCGGAAAAACACCGACGCCGAGTGTACGCCATTCAGGGAAAGAAACGAGCGCCAACGTGGCTTATACGCGCACCGTTTCTGCAACAACTTCCGCGTCAACAGAGAAACGGATAGGTCAAACGAAAGAGGTCGAAGGATATTCAAAGCACTCCGGTGGCAAGAGGCCACCGGAAACAGAACGGTCAACCACAAGGAAGCTTGACAGACCGAGAAAGGAGACAACGCATAATGACTCGAAGAATGTACCTTCAGATAGCAGCGTTCACGACAAGACGAACAAACCAGTCACATTAGGTGTTGCCACGAAGTCTTCCACCCAGAGGGTTTCACCATCTCAGCATTTGCGTGTGGAGAAAACATCACAGAAAACAACGCATGCAGGTGGAGAAAATAAAACTAGAGCTTCCACCTTCAAGAGTACCTCTTTGCCGCCTGTAACCACTTCCACTACAGGTCGTACGGTGAGTGAGACATCGACCAGTGAAACACCCATACCAGAAGTGGGCGCTGGCGAAGACATGCTCGGAATGCTTGAGAAGCAGGACAAAATAGTAATGTCGACTTTTGGTCCGAAAGATCACATACTGCCCAACAAACAAGCGTCGACGTCCAGTCTCGAGTCGCCCCGACCTGACGGATCCGCAGGAACGGTGACAAAGCCGCATATTGTTGCGGTCTCGCAAACGACGCGTACCGAGCAGCGGACGCACGCCGACCAGAAGATGCGAACAGTGCAGACGACAGTTGAAGAGCAGACGTCCTCCAAAGACGTTTCTCCAGAGGAACTTCGTTCAACGCAGCCAAAACTCCTGCTCCCGGAAAGCACCACAGCAACCAACGAAAGCTTGGTGTTCGACACcggcaacgacgacgacgacgacgaagaggagGACGAGGCGAGGCTGCACTTCCCCATGATGAAGATAACACGACGACCGAGCACCACACCCAGGAGGCCCGCCATCATGGACCTCTTCGGCCGCCGCCATCATGTCAAGAGCAAGTCGACGACCACCCTGCGACCCGTGCTGCAGCACAACATCGTCGCGAGGCGCGGGCACCGCGCACGCGGCCAGGAGACCAAGCACCGCAGACTGCAACATGACATCGCCGTACGGCGGCGTCGCCATCACCAGAGCCCGCCGCCGAAGCCGTACCAGATGACGCTGTTCCACGGCGAACCACTGCACGCAGTTCGCATCGCGGTCAAGAGGAGGGGCTGATTGCGGAACAATGCCGGCCTCTTCAGTGTGGGCGCAGCGTGTGTAGAATTGGCCCGTGTACCAGTCAGTGCAACCAGACCATAAAAATCCTCACGGTGCGTTGAAGCTTTTCTGATTCGGAATTGGCCGCGAGCCTTTCGGCTTGAATTTTTTGCTCGTGGGTTTCGCTCTTATCGCCACTGTAGGATACTGCGCACCTAAATTATTTATCGGAGTCATCTAGTGTGGCTCGCCGAGACCATCATGTGAAATtcaactatacttccaccctggCTTTTGTGTGACAACGGATATCCCCATCTGTTTAAAACTTATCGTTACGTTTACTAACAGCcctaaagaaagagagagaaagaaagcgaatAGAGGAACCACAGAGATGAAACGTTAGGTATTCCACACAGACAGTTTCACCATCTCAGCATTAAACAAAGTAAACAACAAATAGCGTTGCTTTGACCCAAGACGAACGTTTCTTTCGATCTTCCCCCAGGGTAAGAAAAGAAATCTCAATCTATAGCAAAGGGGCGCATCGCTAACTCCGAGTAAGACAGCTTCGACGCACTGCTGCTCTAACGGTTACCACTGTCCACATACCTCGAAATCCAGATTTGTTCGTAATTCTCGACAGGCTTATACCAGCACCTCTAAATGCGCGCTAACCTTTCATAAGAGATCACCGGCTAATTCATTCTGAACTAAAAGAAAATAAGACGTTACCTACTCAAAATTTCATCTGTTATGTATATATTCTGCATGTTCAGTTCGCTCCTTGATGGGACAGGTGCGCTCGTGGGACCGATGGTGGCAGttcttttttaattctttttttttagtacactGAGTGAAGTAGGAACGTCGGACGCTGCTCTGGTCCAAGTGTAAACGATCGCGGGgtgcggccttttttttttgacatccgAGGCCAAAATTACCGGATGCTGTGGCTTTTGAAAGGCGCGGTGATTGAATTGCGAGGAGCGGCGCAAGACAATGTTCGAGCGTTCGACCAACAGCCAATCTAGGTCATCCTACAACAATCCGTGTTCAGAAAAATTCAACCTGGGACTAAAACCGAACGTTTTTTCCGCCCCGACAGTGTACACGCCTCGCATCACCAGACCAAACCGGCACGTTTTGTGGACGTAGTCATTTCATCAACCTTGTTTTCTTTTCGCCATCATTTGAACGGTACGGGTGAGCAACCAGAATTGAGCACGGCGCTGTGGCAGGAACGCTCAAAACGTGGTCCTTTTCACTAcatttgttgtgtgtgtgtgttcatttcTATGTGTTCATACTGAACTAAGAGACATTTGCAGCATTGAACTGTAGGTGTGAGGACTTTGAGTGGTCAGCAAACATGTACATCTTTTTTTTACATGCTTGGTTTTAGAAGGCAACAAATTTGATCGAGACACTTGGAGGTAACACGTTAGTGAGTCTCGGACaggatctttctttttttttcaataaagaacaatatATACGAATACATATTTTTGTGCTTGTGCTGTGCTTGAAGTTGGGTCATTCGATGAAATTGCGACTAAGTTCGCGGAGATCCGTGACTTTGCTGGCAAAAACCACGTTAGGCTTCTCGAGCCGGCCAGTCACCCGCAAGAGTACTTCTTTCCGCGCAACTAATCAACACGTTCACAAATCGCGGGTACCAGCGTGCGAACTAAAAGACACAGCACCTGGCCCAAGAGAATGTATATCGGAAGTGTGCCAGCTATAACGTTGCTTTCAACCTGATTTCGTTGCG
This genomic window from Dermacentor albipictus isolate Rhodes 1998 colony chromosome 9, USDA_Dalb.pri_finalv2, whole genome shotgun sequence contains:
- the LOC135919867 gene encoding serine-rich adhesin for platelets-like, whose protein sequence is MRPRTFENLDVKDLRVTPASKRLRRIVIGASVVYIFIFTPVMGYFIWNYMMAAPNLSRPRHGGSADQDKTCANRRLPSLHFGLHRAGRHRDGAANGSTPLPHANDTHSDLTSSGRQMDSVVNFLRERNLKVNRMARGGGSHPPSNAVGRQQAAGVEAEQPSGPQTPQAALILDKDNRIHDSRPASTGVPAGGAAGSLMQQKQQPWEPGKQPEAGGQAKPEIAGRGDHPSAAVGINNLPVQIGRQEMAVGEGGPEESSVNDEIRGGPASITGGKGGGGVVGSGTNQDGGRGRQTSDVAGAMASASSQNDASLGHSEKKLQSLGSQESAQRGEEERPTLQKTPVMREKVRERTYVGYKESVENDASGGAHPRVYSNRQGKDKVGVLHEGATLIDRKPLRYSSDAKASVQDRRGYKGGRALSSAIGSRTAEELRRLRSEKLMLKLRKLRNMARQSKDPSAKRGAVLGDVLGKDGHESARQVDVALQKELVQMTERKGRRSGAPVRASGSGFGANREQNGSAASSADNSDKQRMIDGIPSNNKEANEVLSFAEFFKKHLSPKQRPSKVHDGIDALQGRRLMIDYTTNKKGKDAVDEGIDAGGWPEKPEKPPPTKYTLDPYHPYIARRGAGWDFYDPLKPATERNNAKELAEQEFYSPDRPSAELRRRLAGRFLAAPPSTSVPFFGLNESSLQGFSGDSRQDNGSAISRNESAAGVLANVRPAIRHALSGQKTKAEYIGRGYPENKLSPNLNHRYDGTEGPVPAVFQYPVEQAVGGTTNGSEKYLADVNSGLAKAESNSSMVAKRRAPNRSEADSVGGDAKAFPLGSLSRDERPRSRALPSDIGAAGHITAHSSEKGADQRHDYRKGPDSSDTPPNLVNRTGNRGKLSTKSEAPTSSNAMKDDRGRQKPGKREETQNEANTGAHDEGLPSSGSRGSETDKKSENTVVSLKFAGSRVPERDSAPIQNGGSELTQDNAKGSASAVIPAVPKLNASEGVSKNNSKVRPGLINIEPIPIEGPEFIAVGDANDTTTATPGPDDGSTALGEHGKEYEDMVPEDERTIFQSALNHSRNATHRNEDTIAVNSSARLPTPGHNGKHNFKPEVMELTPPKMGSASPTERELTRSHGTLSSSASPERGALSTHLTTNETDNDLDDVHNHDENYLRIDARAVKKVDAFTEPSNVDIVIQNKVAASGKSGTTAVVLKEVPKVGTPKISAGHVPPAGRDASRHLSQTIAYSERGAAVTEARPSPVPTSTSTLHREKSGFVSSSPKAFPELSTPSDKVRRRIGDTFTSPADRDNKTLKPSHAVENAARDEGKKETKTQFLHTDAPGKWQPSEAFGHKNVSAAGPGHRSTLATRQTRHTVSLGKINGITIEVIKGTGHHPRRFGSHRRRKDVRSSTGSGRHPTMTTSKNASHAPSTAGVSKPVVNKRALAEESSTPVHPSDSTKIVVKESTQKAGPTKKLIPEAKDKSATSEEFTQPPIHLADKRGHFERMTPSSRGTLSKERTSEEKSSANTGASRLSVTGSSPSPITGQHIRASDIKPDNRALRENKLTTMQNRSALTGSVTQKMSSTTPPTVTKGGATTHPRRERDIARVPTEDKRVFVGGGKTPTPSVRHSGKETSANVAYTRTVSATTSASTEKRIGQTKEVEGYSKHSGGKRPPETERSTTRKLDRPRKETTHNDSKNVPSDSSVHDKTNKPVTLGVATKSSTQRVSPSQHLRVEKTSQKTTHAGGENKTRASTFKSTSLPPVTTSTTGRTVSETSTSETPIPEVGAGEDMLGMLEKQDKIVMSTFGPKDHILPNKQASTSSLESPRPDGSAGTVTKPHIVAVSQTTRTEQRTHADQKMRTVQTTVEEQTSSKDVSPEELRSTQPKLLLPESTTATNESLVFDTGNDDDDDEEEDEARLHFPMMKITRRPSTTPRRPAIMDLFGRRHHVKSKSTTTLRPVLQHNIVARRGHRARGQETKHRRLQHDIAVRRRRHHQSPPPKPYQMTLFHGEPLHAVRIAVKRRG